The segment GCTCGGCCTTATTGATGCCATCGAGAAGTTCGACCGGTCGCGAGAGATCAAGTTCGAGACCTACGCCATGCCGCGCATCCGCGGCGCCATCCTCGACGAGCTGCGCGCTTTGGACTGGGTGCCGCGGTCGGTGCGGGCCAAGGCCCGCGAGATCGAGAAGGCCATCTCGACCCTTGAAGGTCAGCTGCGTCGCGAGCCGGACGAAGACGAGCTGGCGGCGGAGCTCGGCATATCGCTGGACGAGCTGCGCAAGCGGCTGGACGAGGTCTCGGCGGTGTCCATGGTCGCCCTGGAGGAGCTGCTCACGGTGGGCGGCGAGCGGGGAGAGAAGGTCTCCCTGCTCGACTCCCTCCCGGACACCAGGACCGAGCGCCCGGGCGAGCTTCTCGAGGCCGACGAGGCCCGCCAGGCGCTTATGGCGGCCATCAACTCGCTCCGGGACCGGGAGAAGTGGGTTATCACCCTGTACTACTTCGACGGGTTCACACTGGCCGATATCGGCCGGACCCTGAACGTGACGGAGTCGCGGGTGTCGCAGATCCACTCCAAGGCGGTGCTCTTTCTGCGCTCGCGCCTGGCCGCGGAGTTCGGGCGGCCCTCGACGGTCCGGCAAGCCCCCCGCTGGTAGGATCGTCGTGGCGGTCCGCGACTGCGGGCCGACTAACACACGCCCGGCGACTTCCGGTGAGTCGGCGGCCGGGCGGACGAGCAACCGGAAGGGGGACTACACATGCCGCCGGTCAGCATGCGGCAGCTTCTGGAGGCGGGTGTCCACTTCGGACACCAGACCCGCCGCTGGAACCCGAAGATGAAGCGATTCATCTTTTCGGAGCGCAACGGCATCTACATCATCGATCTCCAGCAAACGATGGCCCTCCTGGACGACGCGTACACGTTCCTGCGTGACACCGCGTCCAAGGGCGGCAACATCCTTTTCGTGGGGACGAAGAAGCAGGCTCAGGAACCGGTCGAGCAGCACGCGAACAACTGCGGCATGCCGTACGTGAACACGCGATGGCTCGGCGGGACTCTGACCAACTTCTCCACCATCAAAAAGCGCATCGACCGCCTCCAGCAGCTGATCGACTGGGAGGAGCAGGGGATGTTCGACACCCTGCCCAAAAAAGAGGTCCTACGGATGCGCCACGAGCGGGACAAGCTCGAGCGTCACCTGTGGGGCATCCGCGACCTCACCCGGCTCCCCGACGCGGTGTTCGTGATCGATACCCGCAAGGAGCAGATCGCAGTCACCGAGGCGCGGCGTCTGGGCATCCCGATCGTGGCGCTGGTCGACACCAACTGCGACCCCGACGAGGTGGACTGGGTGATCCCCGGCAACGACGACGCGATCCGCGCGGCAACCCTCATGTGCCGCGTGGTCTCGGAGGCCGTGATGGAAGGCCGCTCGCGTCTGCCGTCCCAGGTCTTCGAGCCGGACGTCGAAGAGGAGGCCGAGGTCGCTCTGGACGACGAGCAGCCGGTGTCCACCGACGATTCGGGTCCAGCTCCCGAAGCCGCGCCGCCTACGGATGGAGCAACTCCGGCAGCCGAACCGACCCCGCCCGCGGAAACCCCGACACCCGCGGCTGCCGAGGCGACACAACCCGCGGAGGCCGAGGCGACACCGCCGGCGCCGTCCGCCGACGATGCCCAGGAGGCCACCAATGCCTGAGATCAGCGCAGCCGAGGTTAAGAAGCTCCGGGACGCCACCGGCGCCGGGTTCATGGAGTGCAAGAAGGCGCTCGCCGAATCGGGAGGCGACGGCGACAAGGCGCGCCAGCTTCTTCGCGAGTGGGGCCTGGCCGACGCCACCAAGCGGGCGGGCCGGGAGCAGAGCGAAGGGCTCATCCACGCGTACTTGCACGCGCCAACTGCCGGCATCCCGCCCAAGGTCGGGGTGCTCCTTGAGCTGTCCACCGAGACCGACTTCGTGGCCAAGACCGACGACGCGAAGCAGCTCGCCCAGGAGATCGCCTTGCACATCGCGGCGATGAAGCCGGTGTTCGTGTCCTCGGAGGAGGTGCCCGAGGACGTGCTGGCGACGGAGCGGGAGCTCGCGGCCAAGAAGGTCGAGGGCAAGCCGGAGAAGGTGGTGGAGCAGGCGACCCAAGGTGCGGTCAAGAAGTACTTCCAGCAGTTCTGCCTTCTCGAGCAGAAGTGGGTCCGCGACGACAAGCAGACCGTGAAGGACCTGATTGCCGGGTACGCCTCGAAGATGGGCGAGAACATCGGCGTACGCCGCTTTGTGCGGTTCCAGGTCGCCGAGTCCACCGAGTGATTTGAAGACCGAGCCTGCTCCCGACCCCCGGGCTGCACCACCCGGCGCCCGCTACAGGCGGGTCCTGCTCAAGCTGTCCGGGGAGTCGTT is part of the Actinomycetota bacterium genome and harbors:
- the whiG gene encoding RNA polymerase sigma factor WhiG produces the protein MGSLWASYKEDGSPDARERLILHYAPLVKFVAGRVGSGLPSSVDHADLVSYGVLGLIDAIEKFDRSREIKFETYAMPRIRGAILDELRALDWVPRSVRAKAREIEKAISTLEGQLRREPDEDELAAELGISLDELRKRLDEVSAVSMVALEELLTVGGERGEKVSLLDSLPDTRTERPGELLEADEARQALMAAINSLRDREKWVITLYYFDGFTLADIGRTLNVTESRVSQIHSKAVLFLRSRLAAEFGRPSTVRQAPRW
- the rpsB gene encoding 30S ribosomal protein S2 translates to MPPVSMRQLLEAGVHFGHQTRRWNPKMKRFIFSERNGIYIIDLQQTMALLDDAYTFLRDTASKGGNILFVGTKKQAQEPVEQHANNCGMPYVNTRWLGGTLTNFSTIKKRIDRLQQLIDWEEQGMFDTLPKKEVLRMRHERDKLERHLWGIRDLTRLPDAVFVIDTRKEQIAVTEARRLGIPIVALVDTNCDPDEVDWVIPGNDDAIRAATLMCRVVSEAVMEGRSRLPSQVFEPDVEEEAEVALDDEQPVSTDDSGPAPEAAPPTDGATPAAEPTPPAETPTPAAAEATQPAEAEATPPAPSADDAQEATNA
- a CDS encoding translation elongation factor Ts; this translates as MPEISAAEVKKLRDATGAGFMECKKALAESGGDGDKARQLLREWGLADATKRAGREQSEGLIHAYLHAPTAGIPPKVGVLLELSTETDFVAKTDDAKQLAQEIALHIAAMKPVFVSSEEVPEDVLATERELAAKKVEGKPEKVVEQATQGAVKKYFQQFCLLEQKWVRDDKQTVKDLIAGYASKMGENIGVRRFVRFQVAESTE